A genome region from Arthrobacter sp. V1I9 includes the following:
- a CDS encoding glycerophosphodiester phosphodiesterase family protein — protein MRHVLTAAAAAALIAAMASPAVASSGNEAGTPSSNAAGTATSAIRTNERNGSFDLQSHRGGRGEWTEESLAAFENSLALGVTTLELDTHLTEDGKVIVWHDDTIQAGKCKDTAATTDTDPEFPYVGDRVAELSLAQIKTLDCGFKQLSGYPEQDVVEGNRIAELKDVYQLVRDTNAAKVRFNVETKVESSEVGGAGMESLTRAVVAEIQASGMADRITVQSFDWSSLNLTKEIAPELPLVALSSGNAWMGVGQPGASRNLGGIDIDDYAGSLPKAAAAQGYDVVSPTFSSVTPAMIAEAHELGLPVIPWTVNTTADMEHLMDLGVDGIITDYPTRLRTLMEERGLKLPKAYGVKG, from the coding sequence ATGCGCCACGTCCTGACTGCCGCGGCAGCCGCCGCCCTGATCGCCGCCATGGCGAGCCCCGCCGTCGCGAGCTCCGGGAACGAAGCCGGCACGCCGTCGTCGAACGCTGCTGGAACCGCCACCTCAGCAATTAGAACCAACGAGCGAAATGGCTCCTTCGACCTGCAGAGCCACCGCGGCGGCCGTGGTGAATGGACCGAGGAGTCCCTGGCCGCGTTCGAAAACTCCCTGGCGCTGGGCGTCACCACACTGGAGCTGGACACGCACCTGACCGAGGACGGCAAGGTGATCGTGTGGCACGACGACACCATCCAGGCCGGCAAGTGCAAAGACACGGCCGCCACCACCGACACGGATCCCGAGTTTCCGTACGTGGGCGACCGCGTGGCCGAGCTGTCCCTGGCGCAGATCAAGACGCTCGACTGCGGCTTCAAGCAGCTGTCCGGCTACCCGGAGCAGGACGTCGTGGAGGGCAACCGGATTGCGGAGCTCAAGGACGTCTACCAGCTGGTTCGGGATACCAACGCCGCGAAGGTCCGCTTCAACGTGGAGACCAAGGTGGAGAGCAGCGAGGTGGGCGGCGCCGGCATGGAGTCCCTCACCCGCGCCGTGGTGGCCGAGATCCAGGCGTCCGGCATGGCGGACCGCATCACCGTGCAGTCGTTCGACTGGTCCTCGCTGAACCTCACCAAGGAGATCGCGCCCGAGCTGCCGCTGGTGGCGCTCTCCAGCGGCAACGCCTGGATGGGCGTCGGCCAGCCGGGTGCCAGCCGGAACCTGGGCGGCATAGACATCGATGACTACGCCGGTTCCCTGCCCAAGGCGGCAGCTGCGCAGGGGTATGACGTCGTCTCCCCCACGTTCAGCTCCGTCACCCCCGCGATGATCGCCGAAGCCCACGAACTGGGCCTGCCCGTCATCCCCTGGACCGTGAACACCACCGCGGACATGGAGCACCTGATGGACCTGGGCGTGGACGGCATCATCACCGACTACCCCACCCGCCTGCGCACCCTCATGGAGGAGCGCGGCCTGAAGCTGCCCAAGGCGTATGGGGTGAAGGGCTAA
- a CDS encoding diacylglycerol kinase family protein, giving the protein MADDRAPAASFDRVVLIFNPGKVGMSARIDVLQRDLATDLPNLPVDLLPTDFAGHARDLARSAAGRGSPLIVSVSGDGGYNEVVNGVMGVPANRAVCTVLPAGNANDHHRSMPVRPLTEAIRESRIRRIDLMRITFRGAEGQQVEYAHSYVGFGLTPLMAIGIEKGGKGKVLELISVARTLSGLRPFELVRADGATAQFDSLILANISRMAKYGTVSEPNHPDDG; this is encoded by the coding sequence ATGGCAGATGACCGGGCACCTGCCGCCTCCTTTGACCGGGTAGTTCTGATATTTAATCCCGGCAAAGTTGGAATGTCCGCGCGGATTGACGTCTTGCAGCGTGATCTAGCAACTGATCTGCCGAACCTGCCTGTTGACTTGCTGCCGACGGACTTTGCCGGGCATGCCCGCGATCTGGCTCGATCCGCGGCCGGGAGGGGATCCCCGCTCATAGTTTCGGTCAGCGGTGATGGCGGGTACAACGAGGTGGTTAACGGTGTGATGGGCGTTCCCGCCAACAGGGCGGTGTGCACTGTGCTCCCGGCAGGCAACGCCAATGATCATCACAGGAGCATGCCGGTAAGGCCGCTTACAGAGGCCATTCGCGAGAGCCGGATCCGCCGCATCGACCTGATGCGCATAACATTCCGTGGTGCAGAGGGGCAGCAGGTCGAGTACGCCCACTCATATGTGGGGTTCGGGCTCACTCCGCTAATGGCTATCGGAATCGAAAAGGGCGGAAAGGGGAAAGTCCTCGAACTCATTTCCGTGGCCCGGACGCTTTCTGGCCTGAGGCCGTTTGAGCTCGTGCGCGCCGATGGTGCCACAGCGCAGTTCGACAGCCTGATCCTGGCCAACATTTCGCGGATGGCGAAGTATGGGACAGTCAGCGAGCCGAACCACCCAGACGACGGTTGA
- a CDS encoding SDR family NAD(P)-dependent oxidoreductase: MDTVNTSDNARSSGPGRAVVVTGGSSGIGKAIAEAFAANGDRVVVLDRASGDGTVRVDVADEASVRAAFAEARDRLGQVDVLVNSAGLLTESPLEDMSLAMWNETLTVDLTGVFLCCREVVGEMRQRKWGRIINIASQLAIKGGVGLTHYSAAKAGVVGLSKALALETAADNVLVNCIAPGPIETPLVEGISESWKAAKRAELPLRRFGTPAEVAPAAVLLASDPGGNLFVGQTLGPNSGDVMP; encoded by the coding sequence ATGGATACCGTGAACACATCAGACAATGCCCGGAGTTCGGGCCCAGGCCGCGCCGTAGTTGTAACCGGCGGTTCCAGCGGCATCGGCAAGGCAATTGCCGAGGCCTTCGCCGCGAACGGGGACAGGGTAGTCGTACTGGACCGGGCCTCAGGGGACGGCACCGTCCGCGTGGACGTGGCGGATGAAGCCAGCGTCCGGGCCGCCTTCGCCGAAGCCCGGGACAGGCTTGGCCAGGTTGACGTCCTCGTGAACAGTGCCGGCCTGCTGACGGAATCTCCGCTGGAGGACATGTCCCTGGCCATGTGGAACGAGACCCTCACGGTGGACCTGACCGGTGTGTTCCTGTGCTGCCGGGAGGTGGTGGGGGAGATGCGGCAGCGGAAGTGGGGCCGCATCATCAACATCGCCTCCCAGCTGGCCATCAAGGGCGGCGTGGGGCTGACCCATTACAGTGCTGCCAAAGCCGGCGTGGTGGGCCTTTCCAAGGCCCTGGCCCTGGAAACGGCGGCGGACAATGTCCTGGTCAACTGCATCGCGCCCGGCCCCATTGAGACACCATTGGTGGAGGGCATCTCGGAAAGCTGGAAAGCTGCCAAACGTGCCGAACTTCCGCTCCGGCGCTTCGGGACTCCGGCAGAAGTGGCGCCGGCCGCGGTGCTGCTGGCGAGCGACCCCGGCGGAAACCTCTTCGTGGGACAGACGCTGGGGCCCAACTCCGGCGATGTCATGCCGTAA
- a CDS encoding NADH:flavin oxidoreductase, which translates to MTDYSPLWSPIRIGATHLDNRVALAPMTRISATEDGQATEKMASYYQTFARGGFGLLITEGIYPDTAHSQGYHFQPGLATEEQARSWAKVVNGVHSEGSKIFAQLMHAGAQSQGNRFVTSSVGPSAVAPKGEQLGFYRGEGPYPVPSAITLSQMKEVLDGFVTAALRAQQAGFDGVEIHGANGYLLDQFLTDYLNQRDDHYGGSPENRVRFAAEICRDVREAVGPDMTVGIRISQSKVSDTDHKWSGGVGEAEVIFGTLGATGIDFVHTTEYRATEPAFADAEESLAALAKRYCGVPVIANGKLDDPDTAVSMLADGSADVIALGKGALANRNWPHLVRNNMEFEELDPSVFAPFADVKDWEVEDPS; encoded by the coding sequence ATGACTGATTACTCCCCGCTCTGGTCACCTATCCGGATCGGTGCCACCCACCTGGACAACCGGGTCGCGCTGGCTCCTATGACGCGGATCAGCGCAACCGAGGACGGGCAGGCCACGGAGAAGATGGCTTCCTACTACCAGACCTTTGCGCGCGGAGGCTTTGGGCTGCTGATCACGGAAGGTATCTACCCGGACACCGCCCACAGCCAGGGCTACCACTTCCAGCCGGGCCTCGCGACAGAGGAGCAGGCCCGGTCCTGGGCAAAAGTGGTCAACGGCGTGCACTCGGAGGGATCGAAAATCTTCGCCCAGCTAATGCACGCGGGGGCGCAGAGCCAGGGGAACCGCTTTGTCACTTCCTCCGTGGGGCCATCCGCGGTGGCACCCAAGGGGGAGCAGCTGGGCTTCTACCGCGGCGAAGGTCCCTACCCTGTTCCTTCCGCGATCACCTTGTCCCAGATGAAGGAGGTGCTGGACGGTTTCGTCACCGCCGCGCTGCGCGCACAACAGGCCGGATTCGACGGCGTGGAAATCCACGGGGCCAACGGCTACCTGCTGGACCAGTTCCTCACGGACTACCTGAACCAGCGCGATGACCACTACGGCGGATCACCGGAGAACAGGGTGCGATTCGCCGCTGAAATCTGCCGGGACGTCCGCGAGGCCGTTGGCCCGGACATGACGGTGGGAATCCGCATCTCCCAGTCCAAGGTCAGCGACACCGACCACAAGTGGAGCGGGGGAGTGGGGGAAGCCGAAGTCATTTTCGGCACCTTGGGTGCAACGGGGATCGATTTTGTCCACACCACCGAATACCGCGCCACCGAGCCTGCCTTCGCGGATGCAGAGGAATCCCTGGCCGCGCTGGCCAAACGGTACTGCGGGGTACCGGTTATCGCCAACGGCAAACTGGACGATCCGGACACCGCGGTGTCCATGCTGGCGGACGGCTCAGCGGACGTAATTGCCCTGGGCAAGGGAGCCTTGGCCAACCGGAACTGGCCGCATCTTGTCCGCAATAATATGGAATTCGAAGAGCTTGACCCCTCCGTGTTCGCTCCTTTTGCGGATGTCAAGGACTGGGAAGTCGAGGATCCCTCCTAA
- a CDS encoding 3-oxoacyl-ACP synthase III: protein MAGNATFRHSNTALLSVSSVEAPRIVSSTDFDRRLASTLQRLKFPPRLLERVAGVTHRRWWAAGTSFDDAAAEAGAKALAEAGVEASDVGLLINTSVTRRNLEPSVAVKIHHGLGLPSSAMNFDLANACLGFVNGLTLAANMIDSGQIKYAVIVNGEDAESTQEATLARLERPETTREDFNREFATLTLGSGAAAAVLGPADQHPGAHRILGGVMRAGTEHHELCVGGIDGMATDTKGLLDGGLQLVVDAWHEARPEWDWAAMDRYVTHQVSNAYTQAIIDAIDLDPDKVPITFPHWGNVGPASLPMTLAAEAQSLEAGDRVLCMGVGSGLNTAMLEIVW from the coding sequence TTGGCAGGGAATGCAACCTTCCGGCACAGCAACACGGCGCTGCTTTCGGTAAGCAGTGTCGAGGCTCCGAGGATCGTCAGTTCCACGGATTTCGACCGCAGGCTGGCGTCCACCCTGCAGCGGCTGAAATTCCCGCCCCGGCTGTTGGAGCGCGTTGCCGGCGTAACGCACCGCCGCTGGTGGGCGGCCGGCACCTCCTTTGATGATGCTGCTGCCGAAGCCGGAGCGAAAGCCCTGGCCGAGGCAGGTGTGGAGGCGTCTGACGTCGGCCTGCTGATCAACACTTCGGTGACGCGGCGCAATCTGGAACCGTCCGTCGCGGTGAAGATCCATCACGGACTCGGCCTCCCGTCGTCGGCCATGAACTTTGACTTGGCCAATGCCTGCCTGGGGTTCGTGAACGGCCTGACGCTCGCGGCCAATATGATCGACTCCGGCCAGATCAAGTACGCGGTGATCGTCAATGGCGAGGACGCCGAGTCCACGCAGGAGGCCACGCTGGCCCGGCTCGAGCGGCCGGAGACCACGCGCGAGGACTTCAACCGCGAGTTCGCCACCCTCACCCTGGGCTCCGGGGCTGCCGCCGCCGTCCTCGGCCCCGCAGACCAGCACCCCGGTGCCCACCGGATCCTGGGCGGCGTGATGCGTGCCGGCACCGAACACCATGAGCTGTGCGTGGGCGGCATTGACGGCATGGCCACCGACACAAAAGGCCTGCTCGACGGCGGCCTGCAGCTCGTCGTCGACGCCTGGCACGAAGCCCGGCCGGAGTGGGACTGGGCAGCCATGGACCGGTACGTCACGCACCAGGTGAGCAACGCCTACACGCAGGCCATCATCGACGCCATCGACCTGGATCCCGACAAGGTGCCCATCACGTTCCCGCACTGGGGCAACGTGGGCCCGGCCTCCCTCCCCATGACCCTTGCCGCCGAAGCGCAGTCCCTTGAAGCAGGGGACCGGGTGCTCTGCATGGGTGTGGGGTCCGGGCTTAACACCGCGATGCTGGAAATCGTTTGGTAG
- a CDS encoding DinB family protein: MKINELLLESFGRIRETVEATLEGLDGDALTRRPGGTGNSIAWLIWHLGRVEDAQVAAAAGLEQVWTSQDFAGRFGLPLPERDTGYGHSSDQVDAVQAGPELLLEYYDAVHRQTAGFLAGLGDEDLDRIVDRHWDPPVTLGVRLVSTLADCLQHVGQAAYARGLGRT; the protein is encoded by the coding sequence ATGAAAATCAATGAGCTATTGCTGGAATCGTTCGGCCGGATCCGGGAGACGGTGGAGGCCACGCTGGAAGGGCTCGACGGCGATGCCCTCACCCGGCGGCCGGGCGGCACCGGGAACTCGATCGCCTGGCTGATCTGGCACCTCGGCCGGGTGGAGGACGCACAGGTGGCCGCCGCGGCCGGGCTGGAGCAGGTGTGGACGTCGCAGGATTTCGCTGGCCGCTTCGGCCTGCCGCTGCCGGAGCGGGACACCGGCTACGGCCACTCGAGTGACCAGGTGGACGCGGTCCAGGCCGGGCCGGAACTGCTGCTGGAGTACTACGATGCCGTGCACCGGCAGACCGCGGGCTTCCTCGCGGGACTCGGGGACGAGGACCTGGACCGCATCGTGGACCGGCACTGGGATCCGCCGGTCACGCTCGGTGTCCGGCTGGTGAGCACCCTTGCCGACTGCCTCCAGCACGTGGGGCAGGCCGCCTACGCCAGAGGGCTCGGGCGCACCTAG
- a CDS encoding SDR family NAD(P)-dependent oxidoreductase — MTSPNRVAIITGAASGIGRALAVHYARRGVVSVIGTFPGDPHDPDETLRLVKEAKGEAVIHEVDVRTTESVDALAQRAVDEYGRLDYAIANAGILRNSPLGEMTDERWHDMLNVDLTGVLRTLRAGAERMTDGGALVAVSSIAGGVYGWEEHAHYAAAKAGVLGLVRSVAVELGPRQIRANAVIPGLIETPQSLDPVNSLGPEGLQRAGKDIPWGRVGKPEEVASVIGFLTSEESLYITGQALVVDGGLTVKMRA; from the coding sequence ATGACGTCCCCTAACAGAGTTGCCATTATTACCGGTGCCGCCAGCGGCATTGGCCGCGCCCTCGCCGTCCATTACGCCCGCCGGGGGGTGGTGTCCGTAATCGGCACCTTCCCCGGCGACCCCCACGACCCCGACGAAACCCTCCGTCTGGTCAAGGAAGCCAAGGGCGAGGCGGTGATCCACGAGGTGGACGTGCGTACCACTGAGTCGGTGGATGCCCTGGCCCAGCGGGCCGTGGATGAGTACGGCCGGTTGGACTACGCCATCGCCAACGCGGGGATCCTCCGCAATTCCCCGTTAGGGGAGATGACGGACGAGCGCTGGCACGACATGCTCAACGTGGACCTCACCGGCGTGCTGCGCACGTTGCGTGCCGGCGCGGAGAGAATGACCGACGGCGGCGCGCTGGTTGCGGTCTCGTCCATCGCGGGCGGCGTGTACGGGTGGGAAGAACACGCCCACTATGCCGCCGCCAAGGCAGGGGTCCTGGGCCTGGTCCGCAGCGTGGCCGTGGAGCTCGGACCGCGGCAGATCCGCGCGAACGCCGTGATCCCCGGCCTTATTGAGACTCCGCAGTCCCTGGACCCGGTGAATTCGCTGGGCCCCGAGGGGCTGCAGCGGGCCGGGAAAGACATCCCCTGGGGCCGCGTGGGCAAACCGGAGGAAGTGGCCAGCGTGATCGGGTTCCTCACCTCCGAGGAGTCCCTTTACATCACCGGGCAGGCGCTGGTGGTTGACGGCGGCCTCACCGTGAAGATGCGCGCCTGA
- a CDS encoding PEP/pyruvate-binding domain-containing protein, which translates to MTFIQDLGSVGRDDVAVAGGKAGGLGGLIQAGLPVPAGFVLTTAAYSDFVARNNLAAAIQDLATLSPQATPQDYEDASDRIRTLFLSGTMPAGIAAELSAAYARLGGDDTPVAVRSSATAEDLESASFAGQQETYLNVRGTGALAKAVTDCWASLWTARAMAYRAREGMRSDEVRLAVVVQQMVEAEAAGVMFTANPANGRRDQTVISAAWGLGESVVSGTVTTDDVVVDAGTGSVVSRQTADKEVMTVYAENGTREQPVAAARRRAPVLDDRAAAELASLGKRSAEHFGVPQDIEWALADGTFFILQSRPITALPEPAADTPDAWPLPYPNGLYFRASIVEQLPDPLSPLFADLIDGSVARSLRTLMAEALGKNVIRDGDVRLPTINGYAYYYYRSSGMWRMMGRALTAVGALARGKAHMGVAGWREFSHPRYERMIKDWSARPVAELSGEELLAGVQALLDAGTVYYTAVQSIIPLAATSEISFRAFYDKLVRRDGDPPAQTLLLGYDSEPIRAEKSLYDLAGWARSDPRLTAALVERPTAVLAECLRTGSPPEGVDGVLWQEWRFTFREHLGMYGHAVYNLDFASPVAADDPSALLETVKFYLRGQGTDPHERQRQLTERRESLTKQMAGRLGPRRRAVFFRLLRWAQDLAPLREDALADVGLAWPLLRQMLLELGQRLVDSSVIDSPDDVFWLRFQELRSAVEFGLTAPGGSAPEARAAVVIAGAERPVRAAAVEERRMLWRGQVKAAAPQMLPESRWMERAFGSMMPAGSQHQSGDIIKGVGASAGRVSAPARVLAGPQDFGKMEPGDVLVARITTPAWTSLFAMASAVVTDVGGPLSHSSIVAREYGIPAVLGTGVATQRIATGQQISVDGDAGTVTIERTGA; encoded by the coding sequence ATGACCTTTATTCAGGATTTAGGCAGTGTGGGGCGGGACGACGTCGCCGTGGCCGGCGGAAAGGCCGGCGGACTGGGCGGCCTTATCCAAGCCGGGCTGCCGGTCCCGGCAGGGTTTGTGTTGACCACCGCCGCCTATTCGGACTTTGTCGCCCGCAACAATCTCGCGGCGGCGATCCAGGACCTGGCCACGCTGTCACCGCAGGCTACGCCCCAGGACTACGAGGATGCCTCGGACCGGATCAGAACCCTTTTCTTGAGCGGCACCATGCCGGCCGGGATCGCAGCCGAACTGTCCGCCGCCTATGCGCGTCTCGGCGGTGACGATACGCCGGTGGCGGTGCGCTCCTCCGCCACTGCCGAGGACCTCGAATCGGCCAGTTTCGCCGGGCAGCAGGAAACCTACCTCAACGTCCGCGGCACTGGCGCCCTCGCGAAAGCCGTGACCGACTGCTGGGCCTCCCTCTGGACGGCGCGTGCGATGGCCTACCGCGCCCGCGAAGGCATGCGGTCTGACGAGGTGCGCCTCGCCGTCGTCGTCCAGCAGATGGTGGAGGCCGAGGCCGCTGGGGTCATGTTTACCGCCAACCCCGCCAACGGGCGGCGCGATCAGACGGTCATCAGTGCCGCGTGGGGCCTGGGCGAGTCGGTGGTGAGCGGGACGGTCACCACGGACGACGTGGTGGTCGATGCCGGGACCGGCTCGGTGGTGTCGCGGCAGACAGCCGACAAGGAAGTCATGACTGTCTACGCGGAGAACGGGACCCGGGAGCAGCCCGTGGCGGCAGCCCGCCGTCGTGCGCCAGTGCTTGATGACCGGGCGGCGGCCGAGCTGGCCAGCCTTGGCAAGCGGAGCGCTGAGCATTTTGGGGTGCCGCAGGACATCGAGTGGGCGCTGGCCGATGGCACATTCTTCATCCTGCAGTCCCGTCCCATCACGGCGCTGCCTGAACCGGCGGCCGACACCCCGGACGCCTGGCCGCTGCCCTATCCGAACGGGCTCTACTTCCGGGCGAGCATCGTGGAACAGCTGCCGGACCCGCTCTCGCCGCTGTTCGCCGACCTGATCGACGGGTCCGTGGCGCGGTCGCTGAGAACCCTGATGGCCGAGGCCCTCGGCAAAAACGTCATCCGCGACGGCGATGTGCGGCTGCCCACCATCAACGGCTACGCCTACTACTATTACCGCAGCTCGGGAATGTGGCGGATGATGGGCAGGGCGCTGACGGCGGTGGGCGCGCTGGCCCGCGGCAAGGCGCATATGGGGGTGGCCGGCTGGCGCGAGTTCTCACATCCCCGGTACGAACGGATGATCAAGGACTGGTCAGCGCGGCCTGTTGCCGAGCTGTCCGGTGAGGAACTGCTGGCGGGCGTACAGGCGCTGCTGGACGCCGGCACCGTGTACTACACCGCCGTGCAGTCGATTATTCCGCTCGCCGCCACCAGCGAAATCTCCTTCCGGGCGTTCTACGACAAGCTGGTCCGGCGCGACGGCGATCCGCCGGCCCAGACGCTCCTCCTCGGCTACGACAGCGAACCCATCCGCGCCGAGAAGTCCCTGTACGATCTGGCTGGCTGGGCCCGCAGCGACCCCAGGCTGACAGCAGCTTTGGTGGAGCGTCCGACGGCGGTGCTCGCCGAGTGCCTGCGCACCGGTTCGCCGCCGGAAGGGGTGGACGGCGTCCTGTGGCAGGAGTGGCGCTTCACCTTCCGGGAGCACCTGGGCATGTACGGCCACGCGGTCTACAACCTCGATTTCGCCAGCCCGGTGGCGGCCGACGACCCGTCCGCCCTGCTGGAAACGGTGAAGTTCTACCTGCGCGGGCAGGGCACCGACCCGCATGAGCGGCAACGGCAGCTGACCGAGCGACGGGAGTCGCTCACTAAGCAGATGGCCGGCCGCCTCGGGCCGCGGCGCCGGGCGGTGTTTTTCCGGCTGCTCCGGTGGGCGCAGGACCTCGCACCGCTCCGCGAGGACGCGCTGGCCGACGTCGGACTTGCATGGCCTCTGCTGCGGCAGATGCTGCTCGAACTCGGGCAGCGGCTGGTTGATTCTTCGGTCATCGATTCGCCGGACGATGTGTTCTGGTTGCGGTTCCAGGAGCTGCGGAGCGCCGTCGAGTTCGGTCTCACCGCACCGGGCGGCAGCGCGCCCGAGGCGCGGGCCGCCGTCGTCATTGCCGGAGCTGAGCGGCCCGTCCGAGCCGCCGCCGTTGAGGAGCGCAGGATGCTGTGGCGGGGCCAGGTGAAGGCCGCCGCCCCGCAGATGCTTCCCGAGAGCCGGTGGATGGAGCGGGCCTTCGGGTCGATGATGCCGGCCGGCTCGCAGCACCAGAGTGGCGACATCATCAAAGGCGTCGGCGCCAGCGCGGGCCGGGTCAGCGCCCCGGCCCGGGTTCTGGCCGGGCCGCAGGACTTCGGCAAGATGGAACCCGGGGACGTCCTGGTGGCCCGTATCACCACTCCGGCCTGGACGTCACTGTTCGCGATGGCCTCCGCCGTGGTGACCGACGTGGGCGGCCCGCTGAGCCACAGCTCCATCGTGGCCCGCGAGTACGGCATCCCCGCCGTCCTCGGCACCGGGGTAGCCACGCAGCGGATTGCCACCGGCCAGCAGATCAGCGTGGACGGCGACGCCGGGACCGTCACGATCGAGCGCACGGGCGCGTAG
- a CDS encoding MFS transporter: protein MSSAISAPAPQRFPLAAMIVLATIAFTAITTELLPSGLLPQISAGLNVSEPVAGYLAAAYAAVIVVTVVPAARLLANIPKRPLLVALVLTFALSNALVGIAPDFKFAMVARLVGGLAHGLLWTTMAPYVARVVPADKVGKALAIVFSGNSLGLAIGAPIGTALGTVLGWRSAFMALAGFGVLLAILGFLFLPSVRRGAGEVRPSMRAAIAQPGVKSVAIAWPLLVLAHFALFTYIAPYIREAGLPDYAISLSLTVLGVAGLLGIWIAGMTVDSHPRRSLLMTTAAIAVSMLALPFVGGNLVIALALMTVWGAGLGAIGIYNQSAILRAGRENKDAANGLTVLTIQLGITIGALYGSAALVVAGPLLVPAAAALPVIAALVIAYAGKTAAYPPGPRESTWKRPRPVKEHQH from the coding sequence ATGTCTTCCGCGATTTCCGCGCCGGCGCCCCAGCGTTTCCCGCTGGCCGCCATGATTGTCCTGGCCACCATCGCCTTCACCGCCATCACCACAGAACTGCTCCCCTCCGGCCTGCTCCCCCAGATCAGTGCCGGCTTGAATGTGTCCGAGCCGGTGGCCGGCTACCTTGCCGCCGCCTACGCCGCCGTCATCGTGGTCACCGTGGTGCCCGCCGCGCGGCTGCTCGCCAACATACCGAAGCGGCCCTTGCTGGTGGCACTGGTCCTGACGTTCGCGCTCAGCAACGCCCTGGTGGGCATCGCCCCCGACTTCAAGTTTGCGATGGTGGCCCGGCTGGTAGGCGGCCTGGCGCACGGGCTGCTCTGGACCACCATGGCCCCGTACGTCGCCCGCGTGGTCCCGGCCGACAAGGTGGGCAAGGCCCTCGCCATCGTCTTCAGCGGCAACAGCCTGGGCCTGGCCATCGGCGCCCCGATCGGCACTGCGCTGGGCACTGTCCTCGGCTGGCGCTCGGCGTTTATGGCACTCGCCGGATTCGGCGTGCTGCTCGCCATCCTGGGCTTCCTGTTCCTGCCGTCCGTCCGGCGCGGCGCCGGTGAGGTCCGCCCTTCGATGCGTGCGGCCATCGCCCAGCCCGGCGTGAAGTCCGTCGCCATCGCCTGGCCGCTGCTGGTCCTGGCCCACTTCGCGCTCTTCACCTACATCGCCCCGTACATCCGCGAGGCCGGCCTGCCCGACTACGCCATCAGCCTCTCACTCACCGTCCTCGGCGTCGCCGGCCTGCTCGGCATCTGGATCGCCGGGATGACCGTTGATTCCCACCCGCGCCGTTCGCTGCTGATGACGACGGCGGCAATTGCCGTCTCGATGCTGGCGTTGCCGTTCGTGGGTGGCAACCTTGTCATCGCACTCGCACTGATGACAGTGTGGGGCGCCGGGCTCGGCGCGATCGGCATCTACAACCAGTCGGCAATCCTCCGCGCCGGCCGGGAGAACAAGGACGCCGCCAACGGGCTCACGGTCCTTACCATCCAGCTGGGTATCACCATCGGCGCCCTCTACGGCTCCGCCGCCCTGGTGGTGGCCGGTCCGCTGCTGGTGCCGGCAGCCGCTGCGCTCCCGGTGATCGCGGCGCTGGTTATCGCCTACGCCGGAAAGACGGCGGCCTACCCGCCGGGCCCGCGCGAGTCGACGTGGAAGCGGCCCCGGCCCGTCAAGGAACACCAGCACTAG
- a CDS encoding NAD(P)-dependent oxidoreductase has translation MRIVVIGGSGHIGTFLVPRLVRAGHMVINISRGTSKSYVEAPEWQQVRQVIADREQEDRDGTFGERVAALQADVVVDLVCFTLESATALVSALRGKAAHLLHCGSIWRYGPSRKLPIAEGSDAAAAPIGDYGIQKDTIARMLKEETAAGGLATTSLHPGHIVGPGWHPIGPLGNLDPTVWQTLSAGQPLQVPGSGTEMMHHVHADDLAQAFEKAIEHRDAAAGEDFNIVAPTALNVRGYVEIAAGWFGHPTALEPISWEQFRGSTTPEHADASWGHLYRNHCFSIEKAKSLLHYAPRYEPEEAVLESVRWLIDHGHLRVARPLTAPAN, from the coding sequence ATGCGAATTGTTGTTATCGGTGGCAGCGGCCATATCGGCACCTTCCTCGTTCCCCGGCTGGTGCGTGCCGGCCATATGGTCATCAACATCAGCCGTGGAACCAGCAAGTCCTACGTCGAGGCGCCCGAGTGGCAGCAGGTGCGCCAGGTGATTGCCGACCGCGAGCAGGAGGACCGGGACGGCACCTTTGGGGAGCGGGTCGCGGCGCTGCAGGCCGACGTCGTGGTTGACCTGGTGTGCTTCACCCTCGAATCGGCAACCGCGCTGGTCAGCGCACTTCGTGGGAAGGCCGCCCATCTGCTGCATTGCGGGTCCATCTGGCGGTACGGGCCCAGCCGCAAGCTGCCCATCGCCGAGGGGTCCGACGCCGCCGCAGCCCCCATCGGTGACTACGGCATCCAGAAGGACACCATCGCGCGCATGCTGAAAGAAGAGACAGCAGCCGGGGGACTGGCCACCACGTCCCTGCACCCCGGGCACATCGTCGGACCGGGCTGGCACCCCATCGGCCCGCTCGGGAACCTTGACCCCACCGTCTGGCAGACCCTGTCCGCCGGCCAGCCGCTGCAGGTGCCCGGAAGCGGCACCGAAATGATGCACCATGTCCACGCAGACGACCTCGCCCAGGCCTTCGAGAAGGCCATCGAGCACCGGGACGCCGCCGCCGGCGAGGACTTCAACATCGTGGCCCCCACTGCGCTTAATGTCCGCGGATACGTGGAGATCGCCGCCGGTTGGTTCGGGCACCCGACGGCGCTGGAACCAATCTCCTGGGAGCAGTTCCGCGGCAGCACCACGCCTGAGCATGCCGACGCGAGCTGGGGCCACCTGTACCGCAACCACTGCTTCAGCATCGAAAAGGCCAAGTCGCTGCTGCACTATGCGCCCCGCTACGAGCCCGAAGAGGCTGTGCTCGAATCCGTCCGGTGGCTCATCGACCACGGGCACCTCAGAGTTGCCCGCCCGCTGACCGCCCCCGCCAACTGA